Proteins encoded together in one Streptomyces umbrinus window:
- a CDS encoding SRPBCC family protein: MSDKKPAASKEATEPQERAVAQAIPLIIGPADNTVPITVQRRTSVAPAKAFRLIVPIDLSSVFHRVAPFPGVKGVANQTEAWDHVGPTRNPQFDDGSQADEQLIEYTEGASFAYQLTGFTNVLSRLAVGVRGEWNFNPDGDGTLIRWTYEFKPFPGRRWILAGPFAPLWRRYMVAAIERCLEVIESEESNS; encoded by the coding sequence ATGTCCGACAAGAAACCGGCCGCGTCGAAGGAAGCGACCGAGCCCCAGGAACGCGCAGTGGCTCAGGCGATACCACTCATTATCGGCCCAGCCGACAACACGGTTCCGATCACAGTCCAGCGGCGCACCTCGGTGGCGCCCGCCAAAGCGTTCCGGCTGATCGTTCCCATCGACCTGTCGAGCGTTTTCCACCGGGTGGCACCGTTTCCCGGCGTCAAGGGTGTGGCAAACCAGACCGAAGCATGGGACCACGTCGGACCTACCAGGAATCCGCAGTTCGACGACGGCTCGCAGGCCGACGAACAGTTGATCGAGTACACGGAAGGCGCGAGTTTTGCGTATCAGCTGACGGGATTCACGAACGTCCTCTCCCGGCTCGCGGTCGGCGTTCGGGGCGAATGGAACTTCAACCCCGATGGCGATGGCACCCTCATTCGGTGGACATACGAATTCAAGCCGTTTCCGGGTCGTCGCTGGATTCTCGCCGGTCCCTTCGCTCCTCTCTGGCGCCGATACATGGTGGCCGCCATCGAGAGGTGCCTGGAAGTGATCGAATCGGAAGAGAGCAACTCGTAG
- a CDS encoding transposase, translating to MARAASRLWVLICRSGCAWRHLPPTFGTSSATAHRRITAWTEAGLRRRLHRAVLDELGARGAVTGPRRSSTQRRSRSIRARRPSPPTTWPGSAAA from the coding sequence ATGGCTCGTGCGGCATCACGGTTGTGGGTGCTGATCTGTCGCAGCGGCTGCGCCTGGCGGCATCTGCCGCCGACGTTCGGCACCTCTTCCGCGACGGCGCATCGCCGGATCACGGCGTGGACCGAGGCGGGTCTGCGGCGCCGGCTCCACCGCGCGGTCCTGGACGAACTCGGCGCCAGGGGCGCGGTCACTGGACCTCGGCGATCATCGACGCAGCGCCGGTCAAGATCCATTCGGGCAAGGCGTCCTTCTCCGCCGACCACCTGGCCTGGCTCGGCCGCGGCCTGA
- a CDS encoding DUF2461 family protein, protein MCGQFTGWPEQAMDVLWQLQGEPTHATRERYRADRERLVRQPMIALLNEVADTDPRYEDFSVWHYRTDSWWWQNQGAVIRLGRKIEIGLRFSLDGLRIQGAWWYPDPGQVDMFRKAVASEGSGRELSAIVEDVRKKGYDVSGDVMKRPPRGYPTDHSRTNLLRHRSLIAARPLGCEEWLHTPEAVDRVLSAAADLDALLMWLVRHVKRAA, encoded by the coding sequence ATGTGCGGACAGTTCACCGGCTGGCCGGAGCAGGCCATGGACGTGTTGTGGCAGCTCCAGGGCGAACCGACCCACGCGACCCGCGAGCGCTACCGCGCGGATCGCGAACGCCTGGTCCGGCAGCCGATGATCGCTCTGCTCAACGAGGTAGCGGACACCGACCCCCGGTACGAGGACTTCTCCGTCTGGCACTACCGCACCGACTCCTGGTGGTGGCAGAACCAGGGCGCGGTGATCCGGCTCGGCCGCAAGATCGAGATCGGTCTCCGGTTCTCCCTGGACGGTCTGCGGATCCAGGGCGCCTGGTGGTACCCAGATCCCGGCCAGGTGGACATGTTCCGCAAAGCGGTGGCCTCCGAGGGGAGCGGCCGCGAACTGTCCGCCATCGTCGAGGACGTGCGGAAGAAGGGCTACGACGTCTCCGGGGACGTGATGAAACGTCCCCCGCGCGGCTATCCGACCGACCACTCCCGTACGAACCTGCTGCGCCACCGTTCGCTGATCGCCGCTCGTCCCCTGGGCTGCGAGGAGTGGCTGCACACCCCCGAGGCGGTCGACCGGGTCCTCTCGGCCGCCGCCGACCTGGACGCCCTGCTGATGTGGCTGGTCCGCCACGTGAAGCGCGCCGCCTGA
- a CDS encoding ABC transporter ATP-binding protein → MTSAVSAADIAPTAYAWEIQATGLKVRVGRKRMAVDGLDLSLGTGVHGLLGPNGAGKTTLIRTLATVLRPTEGSLELLGESVGGMGEHRAVRRRIGYLPQEFGYYKRFTVREFVEYMAWLKEVPKAAIPAAVQRAVERVGLADRADERMKALSGGMVRRVGIAQAIVNDPTILLLDEPTAGLDPAQRLRFRELLQELGTDTCVLVSTHLVEDVAAACTDVVLFAEGRLVFQGPPDELASAGGPEHVGDSPLERGYSALLLNPEQGRGTW, encoded by the coding sequence ATGACGTCCGCCGTGAGCGCGGCCGACATCGCACCGACGGCCTACGCCTGGGAGATCCAGGCCACCGGGCTGAAGGTCAGGGTCGGCAGGAAAAGGATGGCCGTCGACGGCCTCGACCTGTCGCTGGGCACCGGCGTCCACGGACTCCTCGGCCCCAACGGGGCGGGCAAGACCACCCTCATCCGGACGCTGGCCACCGTGCTGCGCCCCACCGAGGGCAGCCTGGAGCTGCTCGGCGAGTCCGTGGGCGGCATGGGCGAGCACCGTGCGGTACGCCGCCGAATCGGCTATCTGCCGCAGGAGTTCGGCTACTACAAGCGCTTCACGGTGCGCGAGTTCGTCGAGTACATGGCGTGGCTGAAGGAGGTGCCCAAAGCGGCCATCCCCGCGGCGGTGCAGCGCGCCGTGGAGCGGGTGGGTCTGGCGGATCGCGCCGACGAGAGGATGAAGGCCCTGTCGGGCGGCATGGTGCGCAGGGTCGGCATCGCCCAGGCCATCGTCAACGACCCGACGATCCTGCTCCTCGACGAGCCGACGGCCGGCCTGGACCCTGCACAGCGGCTGCGCTTCCGCGAGCTGTTGCAGGAGTTGGGTACGGACACCTGCGTGCTCGTCTCGACCCATCTGGTGGAGGACGTCGCCGCCGCCTGCACCGACGTGGTGCTCTTCGCCGAAGGACGGCTGGTCTTCCAGGGCCCTCCGGACGAACTGGCCTCGGCGGGCGGTCCCGAACACGTGGGTGACAGCCCGCTGGAGCGCGGCTACTCGGCACTGCTGCTCAACCCCGAGCAGGGAAGGGGCACTTGGTGA
- a CDS encoding alpha/beta hydrolase: MALSLDPEIAEALAPMAGAMADATPPAVGDIAARRAMWEPIIGAAGTAQPIPADVKTSEHCTTAGDGTEITMRWYVKDGAKPGPAVLFFHGGGYIFGHIDLFDGPVSRYVSSSGVPMLSVEYRRAPEHPFPTPLEDAYAALNWLHEHAAELGVDPDRIGVMGDSAGGGMAAAVSILARERGGPRIARQILIMPMLDDRTTTPDPHIEPYALWSYDDSLTAWPALLGEAADGPDVPATAAPARLEDATGLPAAYIEVGQLDVFRDEDTAYATKLSRAGVPVEFHLHPGAPHEFDSIAFDSDVARRAIADRVRVLKSI; encoded by the coding sequence ATGGCACTCAGTCTGGATCCCGAAATCGCCGAGGCGCTGGCCCCGATGGCCGGCGCGATGGCGGACGCCACACCACCGGCAGTGGGGGACATCGCGGCGCGGCGCGCCATGTGGGAGCCGATCATCGGCGCTGCGGGAACGGCCCAACCGATCCCGGCCGACGTGAAGACCAGCGAGCACTGCACGACCGCCGGCGACGGCACAGAGATAACAATGCGCTGGTACGTCAAGGACGGCGCCAAGCCCGGCCCGGCCGTGCTGTTCTTCCACGGCGGCGGATACATCTTCGGCCATATCGACCTGTTCGACGGCCCGGTTTCCCGCTATGTGTCCTCCAGCGGCGTGCCGATGCTGTCGGTCGAGTACCGCCGCGCCCCCGAGCACCCCTTCCCGACACCGCTCGAAGACGCCTACGCAGCTCTGAACTGGCTGCACGAGCACGCAGCCGAACTCGGCGTCGACCCCGACCGCATCGGTGTGATGGGCGACAGCGCCGGCGGCGGCATGGCCGCAGCCGTGTCGATCCTCGCCCGCGAGCGCGGCGGCCCGCGGATCGCCCGGCAGATCCTGATCATGCCGATGCTCGACGACCGCACCACCACCCCCGACCCGCACATCGAGCCCTACGCGCTGTGGTCCTACGACGACAGTCTCACCGCATGGCCGGCCTTGCTCGGCGAGGCCGCCGATGGGCCCGACGTCCCGGCCACAGCGGCCCCGGCCCGGCTCGAGGATGCAACTGGCCTTCCCGCGGCCTACATCGAGGTCGGCCAGCTCGACGTCTTCCGCGACGAGGACACCGCCTACGCGACCAAGCTCAGCCGTGCGGGCGTGCCGGTGGAGTTCCACCTTCACCCCGGCGCTCCGCACGAGTTCGACTCCATCGCCTTCGACTCCGACGTCGCACGGCGTGCCATCGCCGACCGGGTCCGGGTGCTCAAGTCGATCTGA
- a CDS encoding TetR/AcrR family transcriptional regulator, with protein sequence MSPGDQHSDAPAAQSVRSDVERNRGRILAAARTVFGRDGLGASMASVARETGVGIATVFRHFPTKEALVAAVFSDRMDAYADAVDTALEDPDPWHGFTGYIEAACAMQAADNGFADVLTMTFPTAKAMEKRRNEAYEGMVRLIGRAKATGRLREDFDPSDLVLLHMANLGVVNACGDAAPDAWRRVVALMIQSFEAPARAPLPASPEHDALYRAMLRAVPAGDTARKPEQNS encoded by the coding sequence ATGAGCCCTGGCGACCAGCACTCCGACGCCCCCGCCGCCCAGTCTGTGCGCAGTGACGTCGAGCGCAACCGGGGACGGATCCTCGCTGCCGCGCGCACCGTGTTCGGGCGCGACGGCCTGGGCGCCTCCATGGCCTCCGTGGCCCGCGAGACAGGCGTCGGGATCGCCACCGTCTTCCGGCACTTTCCCACGAAGGAAGCGCTGGTCGCAGCCGTCTTCTCCGACCGCATGGACGCCTACGCCGACGCGGTCGACACCGCCCTCGAAGACCCCGACCCCTGGCACGGTTTCACTGGCTACATCGAGGCCGCCTGCGCCATGCAGGCCGCCGACAACGGCTTTGCCGACGTCCTGACCATGACCTTCCCCACCGCCAAGGCCATGGAGAAGCGGCGGAACGAGGCGTACGAGGGCATGGTGCGACTCATCGGCCGCGCCAAGGCCACGGGCCGACTGCGTGAGGACTTCGACCCTTCGGATCTGGTACTGCTGCACATGGCCAACCTCGGCGTCGTCAATGCCTGTGGCGACGCCGCCCCCGACGCTTGGCGGCGTGTTGTCGCCTTGATGATCCAGTCCTTCGAGGCCCCGGCCCGGGCCCCCCTTCCCGCCTCGCCCGAGCATGACGCCCTCTACAGGGCCATGCTCCGCGCCGTCCCGGCCGGCGACACCGCGCGGAAGCCGGAACAGAACAGCTGA
- a CDS encoding VOC family protein has product MPATGPDFISLQTRDLNASQAFYEQYLGLVRSQAGPPHAVVFETKPIAFALRDVAPGTDLASVAQPGIGAAIWLHATDVQAIHDALVADGHTIVSTPIDGPFGRTFTFADPDGYQVTLHDRA; this is encoded by the coding sequence ATGCCCGCCACCGGCCCCGACTTCATCTCGCTCCAGACGCGCGACCTCAACGCTTCGCAGGCGTTCTACGAGCAGTACCTCGGCCTCGTCCGCTCGCAGGCCGGACCTCCGCACGCTGTCGTCTTCGAGACGAAGCCGATCGCGTTCGCACTCCGCGACGTCGCTCCCGGCACCGATCTCGCATCCGTTGCCCAGCCCGGCATCGGCGCCGCGATCTGGCTCCACGCCACCGACGTCCAGGCCATCCACGACGCTCTCGTCGCCGACGGCCACACCATCGTCTCCACACCCATCGACGGCCCCTTCGGCCGGACCTTCACCTTCGCCGACCCCGACGGCTACCAAGTCACCCTCCACGACCGCGCCTGA
- a CDS encoding arsenate reductase/protein-tyrosine-phosphatase family protein gives MRPSDPAAPAFVRLAAHPLRWKLLTELAASDYRVRELVERVSQPQNLVSYHLRLLRGGGLVTARRSNFDARDSYYHLDLQQCAHALTNAGTALHPALGFAPTPPLPSSARLERRPTVLFTCTGNSARSPIAEALLRHRTDGHVEVTSAGSHPKPCLHSDAVQVLREQHGIDISGQRPRHLDTLVGHRFDYVISLCDKVREVCPDFGDRPRLVHWSIPDPAAATAPGPVGHPAFVRTAADIDTRIRYLLPLLTLTPQEVQP, from the coding sequence ATGAGGCCCTCGGATCCTGCCGCCCCGGCGTTCGTCCGGCTGGCCGCCCACCCGCTGCGGTGGAAGCTGCTGACCGAACTCGCCGCGAGTGACTACCGGGTTCGTGAACTGGTGGAGCGGGTGAGCCAGCCGCAGAACCTGGTCTCCTACCATCTGCGGCTGCTGCGCGGCGGCGGGCTGGTCACCGCCCGCCGCAGCAACTTCGACGCCCGCGACAGCTACTACCACCTGGACCTGCAGCAGTGCGCCCACGCGCTCACCAACGCCGGGACCGCTCTGCACCCAGCGCTGGGTTTCGCCCCCACCCCGCCGCTGCCGTCCTCGGCGCGGCTGGAGAGGCGGCCCACCGTCCTGTTCACATGCACCGGCAACAGCGCTCGCTCCCCGATCGCAGAGGCATTGCTGCGCCACCGCACCGACGGTCACGTCGAGGTGACCAGCGCCGGCAGCCACCCCAAACCCTGCCTCCATTCCGACGCCGTGCAGGTCCTGCGTGAACAGCACGGCATCGACATCTCCGGGCAGCGTCCACGACACCTGGACACCCTGGTCGGCCACCGGTTCGACTACGTGATCAGCCTGTGCGACAAGGTCCGCGAGGTCTGCCCCGACTTCGGCGACCGGCCACGGCTGGTGCACTGGAGCATCCCCGACCCGGCTGCAGCAACCGCCCCCGGCCCGGTCGGCCACCCCGCATTCGTCCGCACGGCAGCAGACATCGACACCCGCATCCGCTACCTGCTGCCGCTGCTCACCCTCACGCCACAGGAGGTTCAGCCGTGA
- a CDS encoding VOC family protein: MTTPDQFANVRYLVDDVQAAIDFYTTHLGFTLHSHPAPAFADVTRGPLRLLLSGPASSGARATPSDLGAGGNRIHLTVDDLNAEIDRLRGAGLTFLSDVVSGPGGRQILLTDPAGNLIELFEPAR, encoded by the coding sequence GTGACCACGCCCGACCAGTTCGCCAACGTCCGCTACCTCGTCGACGACGTCCAGGCGGCCATCGACTTCTACACCACCCACCTGGGCTTCACCCTCCACAGCCACCCCGCCCCCGCCTTCGCCGACGTGACCCGCGGGCCGCTGCGGCTGCTGCTGTCCGGCCCGGCCAGCTCCGGCGCCCGCGCCACCCCCAGCGACCTCGGCGCCGGGGGCAACCGCATCCACCTGACCGTCGACGACCTCAACGCCGAGATCGACCGGCTGCGTGGCGCCGGACTGACCTTCCTCAGCGATGTGGTCTCGGGCCCCGGTGGGCGTCAGATCCTGCTCACCGACCCCGCCGGCAACCTCATCGAACTATTCGAACCCGCCCGCTAG
- a CDS encoding SDR family NAD(P)-dependent oxidoreductase, translating into MTSIAIVGAGPQLGLAIARTFGSQGYDVALISRNRAKLDDLVGTLTAEGITAAAFPADVLDRATLSQALKDAASQFGGIDVLEYSPVGTFGITTLTAPAGTEPSHVESEMNFQLYGAIAATKAVLPAMREAGAGTLLYTTGAGSIWPDPRVANVNAAAAALRNWAMNLHKELAGTGIQAAHVGIDASIGVSVIPGVEAARPEQISPMYWELHTTKRDEDELVFKLNTEGFPRG; encoded by the coding sequence GTGACCAGCATCGCCATTGTCGGAGCCGGCCCTCAGCTGGGTCTGGCCATCGCCCGCACCTTCGGCTCCCAGGGCTACGACGTCGCCCTGATCTCCCGCAACCGCGCCAAGCTCGACGATCTCGTCGGCACCCTCACCGCCGAGGGCATCACCGCCGCCGCATTCCCCGCGGACGTACTCGATCGCGCCACCCTCAGCCAGGCACTGAAGGACGCCGCCTCGCAGTTCGGCGGGATCGACGTCCTGGAATACTCCCCAGTGGGCACGTTCGGCATCACCACACTGACTGCTCCGGCCGGAACCGAACCGTCGCATGTGGAATCGGAGATGAACTTCCAGCTGTACGGGGCAATCGCTGCCACCAAGGCAGTACTGCCCGCGATGCGCGAGGCTGGTGCGGGCACCTTGCTCTACACCACCGGCGCCGGCTCGATCTGGCCCGACCCGCGGGTCGCCAACGTCAACGCCGCCGCGGCGGCGCTGCGCAACTGGGCGATGAACCTGCACAAGGAGCTGGCCGGCACCGGCATCCAGGCCGCCCACGTCGGCATTGACGCCTCGATCGGCGTCTCCGTCATCCCTGGCGTGGAGGCGGCCCGGCCCGAGCAGATCTCACCGATGTACTGGGAGCTGCACACCACCAAGCGCGACGAGGACGAACTCGTCTTCAAGCTCAATACCGAGGGCTTTCCCCGCGGCTGA
- a CDS encoding PIG-L family deacetylase, translated as MTDRPLTLMAVHAHPDDEATGTGGVLARYAAEGIRTVLVTCTDGGCGDGPGGVKPGDPGHDPAAVALMRRQELQESCDVLKVSDLEMLDYADSGMMGWPTNDAPGSFWQTPVQEGAARLAELMRHYRPDVVVTYDENGFYGHPDHIQAHRITMAALEMTELAPKVYWTTMPRSGMRRFGEIMREFHPDMPEPDPAEAAAMAEIGLPDDEISTWVDTTAFSGQKFDSLAAHASQGENIFFLKMGKERFGELMGVETFVRVQDTTDAAIPENDLFAGLR; from the coding sequence ATGACTGACCGGCCCTTGACCCTCATGGCAGTACACGCCCACCCCGACGACGAGGCCACCGGAACCGGAGGGGTCCTCGCGCGGTACGCGGCGGAAGGCATCCGCACGGTTCTCGTGACGTGTACCGACGGCGGTTGCGGTGACGGACCGGGGGGTGTCAAGCCGGGCGATCCCGGCCACGATCCTGCGGCGGTCGCCTTGATGCGCCGTCAAGAACTTCAGGAGAGCTGTGACGTCCTGAAGGTCAGCGATCTGGAGATGCTGGACTATGCCGACTCCGGGATGATGGGCTGGCCGACCAACGACGCCCCCGGATCCTTCTGGCAGACCCCCGTGCAGGAAGGAGCGGCCCGACTCGCGGAACTCATGCGGCATTACCGACCTGATGTAGTCGTCACCTACGACGAGAACGGCTTCTACGGCCACCCCGACCACATCCAGGCCCACCGCATCACGATGGCGGCGCTGGAGATGACCGAGCTGGCACCGAAGGTGTACTGGACCACGATGCCCCGCTCGGGGATGCGGCGGTTCGGCGAGATCATGCGCGAGTTCCATCCGGACATGCCGGAGCCGGACCCTGCCGAGGCCGCCGCGATGGCCGAGATCGGCCTGCCCGACGATGAGATCAGCACGTGGGTGGACACCACCGCGTTCAGCGGCCAGAAGTTCGACTCGTTGGCCGCGCACGCCAGTCAGGGCGAGAACATCTTCTTCCTCAAGATGGGCAAGGAGAGGTTCGGTGAGTTGATGGGCGTGGAGACCTTCGTACGCGTCCAGGACACCACCGACGCTGCCATACCCGAGAACGACCTCTTCGCCGGACTGCGCTGA
- a CDS encoding RNA polymerase sigma factor: MRSVRAALHEVDEERLVRLVAKGDRAAFEELYRRTSPWMAVRLRRRCVDEQIVAEVMQETYLAVWRAAGAFAGTAVGGTATGWLWTIAARRLVDAFRRRAHHAEPPPAAAPPDVAPAAEELALAGTVDGDVGDALRCLAPELRQVLQAMVLDGLSVRETAVLLGLPEGTVKTRARRARIEMRRALA, from the coding sequence GTGAGATCAGTCAGAGCAGCGCTGCACGAGGTGGACGAGGAGCGTCTCGTCCGGCTGGTGGCAAAAGGCGACCGTGCCGCGTTCGAGGAGTTGTACCGGCGTACGTCACCGTGGATGGCGGTGCGGCTGCGCCGCCGGTGTGTGGACGAGCAGATCGTCGCGGAGGTCATGCAGGAGACCTACTTGGCGGTCTGGCGCGCGGCGGGTGCGTTCGCCGGGACCGCGGTCGGAGGGACGGCCACCGGTTGGCTGTGGACGATCGCGGCGCGCCGCCTCGTCGACGCGTTCCGGCGCAGGGCGCACCACGCGGAGCCGCCGCCGGCCGCCGCTCCGCCCGACGTGGCGCCCGCCGCCGAGGAGTTGGCGCTCGCGGGAACCGTCGACGGTGATGTCGGGGACGCACTGAGGTGCCTCGCGCCGGAGTTGAGACAGGTACTGCAGGCCATGGTGCTCGACGGGCTGTCCGTCAGGGAGACCGCGGTCCTGCTCGGGCTGCCCGAAGGCACGGTCAAGACCCGTGCCCGCCGGGCCCGTATCGAGATGCGGAGGGCGCTGGCATGA
- a CDS encoding zf-HC2 domain-containing protein, whose product MSIEHASKRIIEGYVRGSADLSADEVWAVEAHLEMCRACRDRLSAAVDAGAPAVASLVDTVWSGLEPQLAVTATMPRRRRWSAPLARWMTPTMVPWLAMVVGVTLLALLLDLSDTGSGEVSLVLLLAPILPVLGVAASWSRGLDPAYELTASVPRAGLYLVLRRTASVLAVLVPALLVGGWVMGVMVAQWLLPCLAFTATTLALGGVVGVTRAAVVLAAVWAAVVVAPTLATSRTTFALQTDGLPAWGLILAIGIGVVIARRGAYTVLGAHR is encoded by the coding sequence ATGAGTATCGAACACGCGTCGAAGCGGATCATCGAGGGGTATGTGCGCGGCAGCGCGGACCTCTCCGCGGACGAGGTGTGGGCTGTGGAGGCGCATCTGGAGATGTGCCGGGCGTGCCGCGACCGGTTGTCTGCCGCAGTCGATGCCGGGGCTCCCGCCGTGGCGTCGCTCGTAGACACCGTGTGGTCCGGCCTCGAACCCCAACTCGCGGTCACTGCCACGATGCCGCGCCGACGGCGCTGGTCGGCGCCGCTGGCCAGGTGGATGACGCCCACGATGGTGCCGTGGCTGGCCATGGTCGTGGGCGTGACGCTGCTGGCCCTGCTGCTCGACCTGTCCGACACCGGATCCGGCGAGGTGTCGTTGGTGCTGCTGCTCGCGCCCATCCTGCCCGTGCTCGGCGTCGCGGCGTCCTGGTCGCGCGGTCTGGACCCGGCGTACGAACTGACGGCCTCCGTCCCCAGGGCAGGGCTCTATCTGGTGCTGCGGCGCACCGCGTCCGTTCTTGCCGTGCTCGTCCCCGCGCTGCTGGTGGGCGGATGGGTGATGGGGGTGATGGTGGCCCAGTGGCTGCTGCCCTGTCTGGCCTTCACCGCGACGACCCTGGCGCTCGGCGGTGTCGTCGGTGTGACCCGCGCCGCCGTCGTGCTGGCCGCCGTATGGGCCGCCGTGGTCGTGGCGCCGACCCTGGCCACCAGCCGTACGACCTTCGCCCTGCAGACGGACGGTCTGCCCGCGTGGGGGCTGATCCTCGCGATCGGTATCGGCGTCGTGATCGCCCGCAGAGGCGCGTACACCGTGCTGGGAGCTCATCGATGA
- a CDS encoding NADP-dependent oxidoreductase — MKAVRFHEYGDPGVLRHEDVEQPVPGAGEVRIRVAATSFNAVDGNIRGGFMRGPIPVVLPHTPGIDVAGTVDALGEGVDGIAIGDDVIGFLPMDGNGAAAEYVLAPAEVLTPAPKNIPLPDAAALPIVGLTAWQALFDHGKLTAGQRVLINGAGGAVGGYAVQLAKGAGAHVIATASPRSSEAVESAGADEVIDHTTTGVTAAVTEPVDVVLNLAPVDPAELAALVTLVRPGGVVVNTTVWMPAPADEERGVRGIDLFVRSDADQLSRLVALVDRGELRVDVAERVPLAELSALHARAAEGAVHGKVIVVPPVA, encoded by the coding sequence ATGAAGGCAGTACGTTTCCACGAGTACGGCGACCCCGGCGTCCTGCGCCATGAAGACGTGGAGCAGCCCGTCCCCGGGGCCGGTGAGGTCCGGATCCGCGTCGCCGCGACGTCGTTCAACGCCGTCGACGGCAACATCCGCGGCGGGTTCATGCGTGGCCCCATCCCGGTGGTGCTGCCGCACACTCCCGGCATCGACGTCGCCGGCACGGTCGACGCGCTGGGCGAGGGCGTGGACGGCATCGCGATCGGCGACGACGTCATCGGCTTCCTGCCGATGGACGGGAACGGCGCCGCTGCGGAGTACGTTCTCGCGCCGGCCGAGGTCCTGACGCCGGCTCCCAAGAACATCCCGCTGCCCGACGCCGCCGCACTGCCGATCGTGGGCCTCACCGCGTGGCAGGCGCTGTTCGACCACGGCAAACTGACGGCCGGGCAACGCGTGCTGATCAACGGCGCCGGCGGAGCGGTCGGCGGCTACGCCGTGCAACTGGCCAAGGGAGCCGGGGCCCACGTGATCGCCACGGCCAGCCCGCGCAGCAGCGAGGCGGTCGAGTCGGCCGGCGCCGATGAGGTTATCGACCACACCACCACCGGAGTGACCGCGGCAGTGACCGAACCGGTCGACGTCGTGCTCAACCTCGCGCCGGTCGACCCGGCCGAACTCGCCGCGCTCGTCACGCTGGTCCGTCCGGGCGGGGTCGTGGTGAACACGACGGTGTGGATGCCCGCGCCCGCCGACGAGGAGCGCGGTGTGCGCGGCATCGACCTGTTCGTCCGCAGCGACGCCGACCAGCTGTCGCGGCTGGTCGCGCTGGTCGACCGCGGGGAACTGCGCGTCGACGTCGCCGAACGGGTGCCGCTGGCCGAGCTGTCGGCCCTCCACGCCCGGGCCGCCGAAGGCGCGGTGCACGGCAAGGTCATCGTCGTCCCGCCTGTCGCCTGA
- a CDS encoding MarR family winged helix-turn-helix transcriptional regulator has protein sequence MNQDGVDLETSLGYLLKEASSVLRTAMEEVLRPLGMSVTHYSCLELLAQRPGLSNSELARGAFVTRQSMNVLLQTLERDGYVTRPAEAPVGKVLPARLTPRGRRSLEKATVAVRSVEVRMLAGMTETEQSGAFRILQSMIHSLRDGNDGA, from the coding sequence ATGAATCAAGACGGCGTCGACCTGGAGACGTCACTGGGCTACCTGCTGAAAGAGGCGTCGAGCGTCCTGCGCACGGCCATGGAGGAGGTGCTGCGGCCGCTCGGGATGAGCGTGACGCACTACTCCTGCCTCGAGCTGCTGGCTCAACGGCCGGGCTTGTCGAACTCCGAGCTCGCGCGGGGCGCGTTCGTGACACGGCAGTCGATGAACGTGCTGCTCCAGACCCTGGAACGAGACGGCTACGTGACCAGGCCCGCGGAGGCGCCCGTCGGGAAGGTACTTCCCGCGCGGCTCACGCCTCGCGGCCGACGGAGCCTGGAGAAGGCGACCGTGGCGGTCCGGTCCGTCGAGGTCAGAATGCTGGCCGGCATGACCGAGACCGAGCAGTCAGGCGCGTTCCGGATCCTGCAGAGCATGATCCATTCCCTGCGCGACGGCAACGACGGTGCGTAG